In the genome of Oncorhynchus mykiss isolate Arlee chromosome 18, USDA_OmykA_1.1, whole genome shotgun sequence, one region contains:
- the LOC110513694 gene encoding GRB10-interacting GYF protein 2-like — MEDSTLTQRRAECQLKDREIQTDYMMELGARLVLVRQIQREQEKEMKRIWFETRKMPSLIEENVRDVTKRPLTEFMAPCIDSLPPLAFTNRRPIPTMLHPPSPLVIRTQDAQRFIVFSYFVPAECPVSTEATADVSAGRREDLSTDTHLSSMLHRYLPHFFNDDSIPPQQTVEGTTEDSDSPVAISNIKEEDRFYPFSLPPLAQRFIGNSFKVPETSQPAVSATECRVATVDTADTATVKRENRWAATILPSVLPPCLPPVVDDDFMPPEHTVEESYVVSFATEATSGTATVDGVDRSAAKCPVPMLPPSLPRVFDDKLSGAAVEGTNKCPVASETTNDVSTHLKEDMGADQSPPDPAALPPSSPCICDSDHKLTKEEKEDVPESSLATEIAVGTSIVQGEDLDKSPAPRLPPSLSHVLDNDHKQPEETIEEATECSVAAEASVANREDPSAATGLPLVLPSSLQLVFDNDYKLPEEAVEGTSKCPVAREAVASVSTVLQEEFLAEKCPPAPTALSLRLPCTHNIDHKQPEETVENTTECSVDIEESAVASTVKREEMMGDKSPVHALPPSLACIHDKDPKQPDQKGRGTTVEVDICPHAQQLVSDANLTLATRNDELPNPLICVVTKMPVRVGASICRTEDEEPRPWTLEEVKDHWIGIEIESEERSVTEEVSPREGLKSEADCAHSKCSIGKVSTERAETILGRVGFLLMNQMQKIPFLKMEEKEKNKKLNKKLKDEEKERKEIKHKEEEQKKREKKEMKEREKEQKKVMKAEKKREKLEQKKREKERKEKEKAEKKRLEGLMKIHNDMIKDRIKKEKKCSEELKKREKAQAAFLEMERKIQEKEEKKREKMRREERKRLEEKKKREPAGGGTETVIEEQGRDESLKMDE; from the exons AATGTGAGAGATGTGACCAAACGTCCACTCACTGAGTTCATGGCTCCCTGTATTGACTCCCTCCCACCACTGGCTTTCACCAATCGGAGGCCAATACCAACCATGTTGCATCCCCCCTCTCCATTGGTCATACGCACTCAGGATGCACAGCGATTCATTGTATTTTCCTACTTTGTCCCTGCTGAGTGCCCAGTTTCCACAGAGGCCACAGCAGATGTATCTGCTGGTAGAAGAGAGGACTTGTCGACAGATACACATCTTTCCTCAATGCTGCATCGATACCTGCCACACTTCTTTAACGATGACTCCATTCCACCACAGCAGACAGTAGAGGGAACCACTGAGGACTCAGATTCTCCAGTGGCAATATCTAATATCAAGGAAGAGGACAGATTctatcctttctccctcccaccaCTGGCTCAGCGGTTCATTGGCAATTCATTCAAAGTCCCGGAAACCTCCCAGCCTGCTGTTTCAGCCACGGAGTGCCGAGTTGCCACAGTGGACACTGCAGATACAGCCACTGTCAAGAGAGAGAACCGATGGGCAGCTACAATTCTTCCTTCAGTGCTGCCTCCATGCCTGCCACCAGTCGTTGACGATGACTTCATGCCTCCAGAGCACACAGTAGAGGAATCCTATGTGGTCTCATTTGCTACAGAGGCCACTTCAGGCACAGCTACTGTTGATGGAGTGGACAGATCAGCAGCTAAATGCCCTGTCCCAATGCTGCCTCCAAGTCTGCCACGTGTCTTTGACGACAAACTGTCAGGGGCGGCAGTAGAGGGAACCAACAAGTGTCCAGTTGCCAGTGAAACAACCAATGATGTGTCCACTCACCTCAAAGAGGACATGGGAGCTGATCAAAGCCCTCCTGACCCTGCAGCACTGCCTCCAAGCTCGCCATGTATCTGTGACTCTGACCACAAACTGACCAAGGAGGAAAAAGAGGATGTACCCGAGTCCTCCCTTGCCACAGAGATCGCTGTAGGCACATCCATTGTCCAGGGAGAGGACCTGGATAAAAGCCCTGCTCCAAGGCTGCCTCCAAGCTTGTCACACGTTttggacaatgaccataagcagcCAGAGGAGACGATAGAGGAAGCCACTGAGTGCTCAGTCGCCGCAGAGGCATCAGTTGCTAATAGAGAGGATCCATCAGCAGCCACAGGTCTTCCCTTAGTGCTGCCTTCAAGCCTGCAACTTGTCTTTGACAATGACTACAAACTACCAGAGGAGGCAGTAGAGGGCACCAGCAAGTGTCCAGTTGCCCGTGAAGCAGTCGCTTCCGTGTCCACTGTCCTCCAAGAGGAGTTTTTGGCTGAAAAATGTCCTCCTGCACCCACAGCACTGTCTCTAAGGCTGCCCTGCACCCACAACATTGACCACAAACAGCCAGAGGAGACCGTTGAGAACACCACAGAGTGCTCAGTTGACATAGAGGAAAGTGCAGTTGCATCCACTGTCAAGAGAGAGGAAATGATGGGTGATAAAAGCCCTGTCCATGCACTTCCTCCAAGCCTGGCATGCATCCATGACAAGGACCCCAAGCAGCCAGATCAGAAAGGAAGGGGCACTACTGTGGAGGTGGATATCTGCCCTCACGCTCAACAGCTGGTCTCAGATGCTAACTTAACTCTGGCAACCCGCAATGATGAGCTGCCCAACCCTCTGATCTGCGTAGTCACTAAGATGCCTGTTAGAGTTGGAGCATCCATATGCAGGACAGAGGATGAGGAACCCAGGCCCTGGACCCTGGAAGAGGTAAAG GATCATTGGATAGGCATTGAAAttgagagtgaagagaggagcgTCACTGAGGAGGTGAGCCCGAGGGAGGGATTGAAGAGTGAGGCGGATTGTGCCCATTCCAAGTGCTCTATTGGGAAGGTTTCAACAGAGAGAGCAGAAACCATCCTGGGAAGAGTGGGCTTTCTGCTCATGAACCAAATGCAGAAAATCCCATTTTTGAAGATGGAGGAAAAAGAGAAAAATAAGAAACTGAATAAGAAGTTGaaagatgaagagaaagagagaaaggagataaaACACAAGGAGGAGGAgcaaaaaaagagggagaagaaagagatgaaggagagagagaaagagcagaagaaAGTCATGAAGGctgagaagaagagggagaagttagaacagaaaaagagagagaaggaaagaaaagagaaggaaaaggCAGAGAAAAAGAGGTTAGAGGGGCTGATGAAGATACATAATGACATGATAAAAGACAGAATTAAGAAAGAGAAGAAGTGTTCTGAGGagctgaaaaagagagagaaagctcaaGCTGCATtcttggagatggagagaaagattcaagaaaaggaggagaagaagagagaaaagatgaggagagaggagaggaagagactggaGGAGAAGAAAAAGAGGGAACCAGCTGGAGGTGGAACTGAGACGGTGATAGAAGAGCAGGGAAGGGATGAAAGCTTGAAGATGGATGAGTAG
- the LOC118941110 gene encoding stress response protein NST1-like, translating to MDRSAAKCPVPMLPPSLPRVFDDKLPGAAVEGTNKCPVASETTNDVSTHLKEDMGADQSPPDPAALPPSSPCICDSDHKLTKEEKEDVPESSLATEIAVGTSIVQGEDLDKSPAPRLPPSLSHVLDNDHKQPEETIEEATECSVAAEASVANREDPSAATGLPLVLPSSLQLVFDNDYKLPEEAVEGTSKCPVAREAVASVSTVLQEEFLAEKSPPAPTALSLRLPCTHNIDHKQPEETIENTTECSVDIEESAVASTVKREEMMGDKSPVHALPPSLACIHDKDHKQPDQKGRGTTVEVDICPHAQQLVSDANLTLATRNDELPNPLICVVTKMPVRVGASICRTEDEEPRPWTLEEAKDHWIGIEIESEERSVTKEVSPREGLKSEADCAHSKCSIGKVSTERAETILGRVGFLLMNQMQKIPFLKMEEKEKNKKLNKKLKDKERKEIKHKEEEQKKREKKEMKEREKEQKKVMKAEKKREKLEQKKREKERKEKEKAEKKRLEGLMKIHNDMMKDRIKKEKKCSEELKKREKAQAAFLEMERKIQEKEEKKREKMRREERKRLEEKKKREPAGGGTETVIEEQGRDESLKMDE from the exons ATGGACAGATCAGCAGCTAAATGCCCTGTCCCAATGCTGCCTCCAAGTCTGCCACGTGTCTTTGACGACAAACTGCCAGGGGCGGCAGTAGAGGGAACCAACAAGTGTCCAGTTGCCAGTGAAACAACCAATGATGTGTCCACTCACCTCAAAGAGGACATGGGAGCTGATCAAAGCCCTCCTGACCCTGCAGCACTGCCTCCAAGCTCGCCATGTATCTGTGACTCTGACCACAAACTGACCAAGGAGGAAAAAGAGGATGTACCCGAGTCCTCCCTTGCCACAGAGATCGCTGTAGGCACATCCATTGTCCAGGGAGAGGACCTGGATAAAAGCCCTGCTCCAAGGCTGCCTCCAAGCTTGTCACACGTTttggacaatgaccataagcagcCAGAGGAGACGATAGAGGAAGCCACTGAGTGCTCAGTCGCCGCAGAGGCATCAGTTGCTAATAGAGAGGATCCATCAGCAGCCACAGGTCTTCCCTTAGTGCTGCCTTCAAGCCTGCAACTTGTCTTTGACAATGACTACAAACTACCAGAGGAGGCAGTAGAGGGCACCAGCAAGTGTCCAGTTGCCCGTGAAGCAGTCGCTTCCGTGTCCACTGTCCTCCAAGAGGAGTTTTTGGCTGAAAAAAGTCCTCCTGCACCCACAGCACTGTCTCTAAGGCTGCCCTGCACCCACAACATTGACCACAAACAGCCAGAGGAGACCATTGAGAACACCACAGAGTGCTCAGTTGACATAGAGGAAAGTGCAGTTGCATCCACTGTCAAGAGAGAGGAAATGATGGGTGATAAAAGCCCTGTCCATGCACTTCCTCCAAGCCTGGCATGCATCCATGACAAGGACCACAAGCAGCCAGATCAGAAAGGAAGGGGCACTACTGTGGAGGTGGATATCTGCCCTCACGCTCAACAGCTGGTCTCAGATGCTAACTTAACTCTGGCAACCCGCAATGATGAGCTGCCCAACCCTCTGATCTGCGTAGTCACTAAGATGCCTGTTAGAGTTGGAGCATCCATATGCAGGACAGAGGATGAGGAACCCAGGCCCTGGACCCTGGAAGAGGCAAAG GATCATTGGATAGGCATTGAAAttgagagtgaagagaggagcgTCACTAAGGAGGTGAGCCCGAGGGAGGGATTGAAGAGTGAGGCGGATTGTGCCCATTCCAAGTGCTCTATTGGGAAGGTTTCTACAGAGAGAGCAGAAACCATCCTGGGAAGAGTGGGCTTTCTGCTCATGAACCAAATGCAGAAAATCCCATTTTTGAAGATGGAGGAAAAAGAGAAAAATAAGAAACTGAATAAGAAGttgaaagataaagagagaaaggagattaAACACAAGGAGGAGGAgcaaaaaaagagggagaagaaagagatgaaggagagagagaaagagcagaagaaAGTCATGAAGGctgagaagaagagggagaagttagaacagaaaaagagagagaaggaaagaaaagagaaggaaaaggCAGAGAAAAAGAGGTTAGAGGGGCTGATGAAGATACATAATGACATGATGAAAGACAGAATTAAGAAAGAGAAGAAGTGTTCTGAGGagctgaaaaagagagagaaagctcaaGCTGCATtcttggagatggagagaaagattcaagaaaaggaggagaagaagagagaaaagatgaggagagaggagaggaagagactggaGGAGAAGAAAAAGAGGGAACCAGCTGGAGGTGGAACTGAGACGGTGATAGAAGAGCAGGGAAGGGATGAAAGCTTGAAGATGGATGAGTAG